A portion of the Stigmatella aurantiaca DW4/3-1 genome contains these proteins:
- a CDS encoding MMPL family transporter, with protein MFRALARAIHHHRGLVFAASAVFLALAIAALVRGGRLSTGVVEGTEAERAQQLASATTVGSTDTTLAVVFHSDTLRNTSKEFQDALKGTLEAAAKLPSVEGVLSPLGAPKAVAAQLQASTGHDTLALVRLKGDIREATRAFPEVRAVLSAGPLQATLTGRIAFIDALNQLLEEDLLRAELISFPLALLVLLRVFRTWVASLLPLVVGGLAVLSGVAGVFALSHFTDMAQYTINVVSLIGMGVAIDYSLFIVSRFRSELEREQGIEAALERTLDTAGRAVAFSGLAVAVGLAGLLFYRGSYLSAMGIGGALVVAFAVVFALTVLPALLSWLGPRVNRGRVPFPSLFADKEGLWHGLATWVMRHPVLVLVPTLLILVAVGLPFMRLQLAATDITALPAETEARRGAESLQKLFPRQAANGLVVVVQFPSGSAFTAERMGALYDKSRQLARLPGVIGVDSIVNLKETMDRDAYQELPDFPEEMLPPEFSQARDAYLHGSVTVMRVLTEAPASSQAARDIVETIRRERAVGDGTLLVAGQTASDVDAGHFVRAHTPRAIAFVMGLMCVVLFVLLGSVVLPLKAMFMNLLSIAGSFGALVWIFQEGHLSGLLNFEPGPIEPSLPVLLFCALFGLSMDYEVLLLSRMREEWERTHDNAHAVAEGLERTGGLITSAAAIMVAVFAAFSLAHVVVVKAMGVGMAIAVALDATLVRILLVPAMMRLFGDFNWWAPKVLSRWLSLAHQAHGPSERPPH; from the coding sequence ATGTTTCGCGCGCTCGCGAGGGCCATTCATCACCACCGGGGGCTGGTGTTCGCGGCCAGTGCCGTGTTCCTCGCGCTGGCCATTGCCGCCCTCGTGCGCGGAGGCCGCCTGAGCACGGGCGTCGTGGAGGGCACCGAGGCGGAGCGGGCGCAGCAGCTCGCGTCGGCCACCACCGTGGGCTCGACCGACACCACCCTCGCCGTCGTCTTCCACTCGGACACCTTGCGCAACACCAGCAAGGAGTTCCAGGACGCGCTGAAGGGCACGTTGGAGGCCGCCGCGAAGCTCCCTTCGGTGGAGGGGGTGCTTTCGCCGCTGGGCGCCCCCAAGGCCGTGGCCGCGCAGCTCCAGGCCAGCACGGGGCATGACACCCTGGCGCTGGTCCGGCTCAAGGGAGACATCCGCGAGGCGACCCGGGCCTTTCCCGAGGTCCGCGCGGTGCTGAGCGCTGGGCCGCTGCAGGCCACCCTCACGGGCAGGATCGCCTTCATCGACGCGCTGAACCAACTGCTCGAGGAGGATCTCCTGCGTGCCGAGCTGATCTCCTTCCCGCTGGCGCTCCTGGTGTTGCTGCGCGTCTTCCGGACCTGGGTGGCTTCGCTCTTGCCCCTGGTGGTGGGTGGGCTCGCGGTGCTCTCGGGCGTGGCGGGCGTGTTCGCGCTGTCGCACTTCACCGACATGGCCCAATACACGATCAACGTCGTGTCCCTCATCGGAATGGGGGTGGCGATCGACTATTCGCTCTTCATCGTCAGCCGCTTCCGCTCGGAGCTGGAGCGGGAGCAGGGCATCGAGGCGGCGCTGGAGCGGACGCTCGACACGGCGGGACGCGCGGTGGCTTTCTCCGGGCTCGCCGTGGCCGTGGGGCTCGCGGGCCTCCTGTTCTACCGGGGCTCTTACCTCAGTGCGATGGGGATCGGCGGCGCCCTCGTCGTCGCCTTCGCGGTGGTGTTCGCGCTGACTGTCCTGCCGGCGCTGTTGTCTTGGCTGGGCCCCCGGGTGAACCGGGGCCGCGTTCCGTTTCCCAGTCTGTTCGCGGACAAGGAAGGGCTCTGGCACGGATTGGCCACCTGGGTCATGCGCCATCCGGTGCTCGTGCTGGTGCCCACGCTGCTCATCTTGGTGGCGGTGGGCTTGCCGTTCATGCGGCTCCAGTTGGCCGCGACCGATATCACCGCGCTGCCCGCGGAGACCGAGGCCCGGCGGGGGGCCGAGTCCCTCCAGAAGCTCTTTCCCCGGCAGGCCGCCAATGGCTTGGTGGTGGTGGTGCAGTTTCCCTCGGGCAGCGCGTTCACCGCGGAGCGCATGGGGGCGCTCTATGACAAGAGCCGCCAGCTCGCGCGGCTCCCGGGCGTCATCGGCGTCGACAGCATCGTCAACCTCAAGGAGACGATGGACCGGGACGCGTACCAGGAACTGCCGGACTTTCCCGAGGAGATGCTGCCGCCGGAGTTCTCACAGGCCCGGGATGCCTACCTGCACGGCAGCGTGACCGTCATGCGGGTGCTCACCGAGGCGCCTGCGTCGAGCCAAGCAGCCCGGGACATCGTCGAGACGATTCGCCGGGAGCGCGCCGTGGGAGATGGGACGCTGCTCGTGGCGGGGCAGACGGCCAGCGATGTGGACGCGGGGCACTTCGTGAGGGCCCACACCCCTCGGGCCATCGCCTTCGTGATGGGGTTGATGTGCGTGGTGCTCTTTGTCCTGCTCGGCTCGGTGGTGCTGCCCCTCAAGGCGATGTTCATGAACCTGCTGTCGATCGCGGGGTCCTTTGGCGCGCTGGTGTGGATCTTCCAGGAAGGCCACCTGAGCGGACTGCTGAACTTCGAGCCCGGCCCCATCGAGCCCTCACTGCCGGTGCTGCTCTTTTGCGCCCTGTTCGGCCTGTCGATGGATTACGAGGTCCTGCTGCTCAGCCGGATGCGCGAGGAGTGGGAGCGGACCCATGACAACGCCCACGCGGTGGCCGAGGGGCTCGAGCGCACGGGGGGGCTCATCACGAGCGCGGCGGCCATCATGGTGGCCGTGTTCGCCGCCTTCTCCCTGGCCCACGTGGTGGTGGTGAAGGCGATGGGGGTGGGGATGGCCATCGCGGTGGCGCTGGATGCGACGCTGGTGCGCATCCTGCTCGTGCCCGCGATGATGCGCCTCTTCGGCGACTTCAACTGGTGGGCGCCGAAGGTGCTGTCTCGCTGGCTGTCGCTGGCGCACCAGGCGCATGGCCCCTCGGAGCGGCCGCCCCACTGA
- a CDS encoding OmpA family protein, giving the protein MQRILAPVHSPRIFPPIRRWRASALTACFAASLAQAQGADGWNTFPPSSTPATEGGTGTSASPSSGKPPGMASSPSSPEAGAAPAPPQPAIVSTQERILPGGEAHTPSTLRNAWTDPKNLRHTASITGGVGLLRVAGADLGAPRLLRFSLTGEFFQNGNFPVLGADHTRTSGSFALSYAPFEFLEVFTAYTVSANTNSRSSPNLIQSLGDWTLGARGAKRWAPGLWAGADLRFMTFSGVGNQDVDRYAFGFAPRLIATYDVPEIRPELPLVRVHGNLGFLFDGTGDLAGSTPLNASEEYGLGVNRYHRFSLGLGVEAPLRAFIPFLEFGLAYPLGVESGGLIAPDGRTVSSFSAAQKTFTLGAKVTALKDVTFNVGAELGLSRTVGLGVPATPPVNFFLGASYTVDPFSRGGTTKIVETVRERPVTVEVPVAPQTVQVSGVVLDAKTRQPLPGVLVMIPGAGLPPVATDPQTGRFLTYPLPGGAIRIAIQKDGYRLAERDLTLVPGQPQTVEVALESMAQPATLSFSTTAQKKPVAATLRLSGPQKQELATSAAAPTKLVLPPGHYLVDVMAPGYLAQTREVQVAEGTAQSFAFDLKPAPKKKLVTVADNKLALLQQVQFADGKAVIQANSQPLLAQVVDVIVRNNIQRVRVEAHTDNQGNPAANLKLSQERAQAVATFLAQSGLDAARMEVQGYGDARPIAPNLTPRGKELNRRVEFIILEQ; this is encoded by the coding sequence ATGCAGCGTATACTCGCCCCCGTGCATTCCCCTCGAATCTTCCCGCCGATCCGCCGCTGGCGTGCTTCGGCCCTGACGGCGTGCTTCGCCGCGTCCCTGGCTCAGGCGCAAGGGGCGGATGGGTGGAACACTTTTCCTCCCAGTTCCACACCTGCTACAGAAGGGGGGACGGGAACCTCCGCATCCCCTTCCAGCGGCAAGCCACCGGGCATGGCCTCGTCCCCCTCCTCCCCCGAGGCTGGGGCAGCGCCCGCCCCCCCGCAGCCCGCCATTGTCTCGACCCAGGAGCGGATCCTCCCGGGAGGCGAGGCGCACACCCCCTCCACCCTGCGGAACGCGTGGACGGATCCCAAGAACCTCCGTCACACCGCCAGCATCACGGGCGGCGTGGGGCTGCTGCGCGTGGCGGGGGCGGACCTGGGTGCGCCCCGCCTGCTGCGCTTTTCCCTCACGGGCGAGTTCTTTCAGAACGGCAACTTCCCGGTGCTCGGGGCGGACCACACGCGCACCTCGGGGAGCTTCGCGCTCTCCTACGCGCCCTTCGAATTCCTGGAGGTGTTCACCGCTTACACCGTCTCGGCGAACACCAACTCGCGCTCCTCCCCCAACCTCATCCAGTCGCTGGGAGATTGGACCCTGGGTGCCCGCGGCGCGAAGCGCTGGGCGCCCGGCTTGTGGGCTGGCGCCGACCTGCGCTTCATGACCTTCTCGGGGGTGGGCAACCAGGACGTGGACCGGTACGCCTTCGGCTTCGCCCCCCGGCTGATCGCGACCTATGACGTCCCGGAGATCCGCCCCGAGCTGCCCCTGGTGCGCGTCCACGGCAACCTTGGCTTCCTGTTCGATGGGACAGGAGACCTGGCAGGTTCCACCCCGCTGAACGCCTCCGAGGAATACGGACTGGGCGTCAACCGCTACCACCGCTTCAGCCTGGGCCTGGGCGTGGAAGCCCCCTTGCGCGCCTTCATCCCGTTCCTCGAGTTCGGCCTGGCCTACCCGCTGGGTGTGGAGAGCGGAGGCCTCATTGCCCCGGATGGACGGACGGTGTCCTCGTTCAGCGCGGCGCAGAAGACGTTCACCCTGGGGGCCAAGGTCACCGCCCTGAAGGACGTCACCTTCAACGTGGGGGCGGAGCTGGGCCTCTCGCGCACGGTGGGCCTGGGCGTTCCAGCGACCCCTCCCGTCAATTTCTTCCTCGGGGCCTCCTACACCGTGGACCCGTTCTCGCGAGGAGGGACGACCAAGATCGTCGAGACCGTCCGGGAACGGCCCGTGACCGTGGAGGTGCCTGTGGCCCCGCAGACGGTCCAGGTCTCCGGGGTGGTGCTCGATGCCAAGACGCGTCAGCCCCTGCCGGGCGTCCTGGTGATGATCCCTGGAGCCGGTCTGCCCCCCGTGGCGACGGATCCGCAGACGGGCCGCTTCCTCACCTACCCGCTGCCGGGTGGCGCCATCCGGATTGCCATCCAAAAAGACGGCTACCGCCTCGCCGAGCGTGACCTGACGCTCGTGCCCGGCCAGCCTCAAACCGTGGAGGTGGCGCTGGAGAGCATGGCCCAACCGGCCACCCTCTCCTTCTCCACCACCGCCCAGAAAAAGCCCGTGGCGGCCACCCTGCGGCTGAGTGGCCCCCAGAAGCAGGAACTGGCCACCTCCGCGGCGGCCCCCACGAAGCTGGTGCTGCCCCCGGGCCACTACCTGGTCGATGTCATGGCCCCGGGCTACTTGGCTCAGACCCGTGAGGTCCAGGTCGCCGAGGGCACGGCGCAATCCTTCGCCTTCGATCTGAAGCCCGCGCCCAAGAAGAAGCTGGTGACGGTGGCGGACAACAAGCTCGCGCTCCTTCAACAGGTCCAGTTCGCCGACGGCAAGGCCGTCATCCAGGCGAACAGCCAGCCCCTGCTGGCCCAAGTGGTGGACGTCATCGTCCGCAACAACATCCAGCGCGTGCGCGTCGAGGCCCATACGGACAACCAGGGCAACCCGGCCGCCAACCTGAAGCTCTCCCAGGAGAGGGCGCAGGCGGTGGCCACCTTCCTGGCCCAGTCGGGGCTCGACGCGGCGCGCATGGAGGTCCAGGGCTACGGCGACGCACGCCCCATCGCGCCCAACCTCACCCCCCGGGGCAAGGAACTCAACCGCCGCGTCGAGTTCATCATTCTGGAGCAGTGA
- a CDS encoding ATP-binding protein yields the protein MSPEQRGRVLVVGARTAREALLARLSESGFTCASAEDMAGVPQAATSLQPEVILLATAAKQAAETLEGLRSIEQLRHVPILADVSRSRSPDILKKLAVDGFIRGAEEMVPRVEAAVRAGRLRESEERTRLRMGMLLEITQAATSSLEMEEILHIAVDKVGRVTGSDRCSVVLVEGSHARTGTVVATQENPSLVQLEIEIVRYPELRRALETRQPVLIEKAENDPLMAEVRPSILPLGVNSILVQPLICQDDLLGALFLRHSRPDTTFGRDEQQFAQAVAGVLANAIRNSRLHTAVKRKREDLELAYVERYRELTDANRRLKELNRLKDEIIAVCSHDLRAPLQVLLGHGRLLLESTITAEQKQSIEAIIRQGRKILGLVESLLEKGKGEAARLSIEPRRLDMAVLCKESTHELNILAAQRGVTLRAEAPESLMLIGDEVKLHEVLQNLITNAIHHAKDSGRVTVRALRLTRPDGDAVKITVQDDGSGIPPDELHLVFDRYRHGPKGTGLGLAICKEFVELHGGEIWAESPPEGGCIFVFTLPMAQEAPRKPQTVVKEEPVQPRVLVVEDEAEIAAVLAEVLRSRYRVEVARDGQEGLARARTMRPELVVMDVFLPKLDGLEATVALKSSSDTAHIPVILLSAHQGVAEKVRALNLGAVDYMSKPFNAMELLNRTERALKAASSEREVERPSAVTLRSGSDPGTNLYDKRGLMAKLEVEVAKVRRYHRPMSVAVLRPERPQADVPRGVADVLRKRLRPQDAVAHMGSGVFCVMLPECDAESARNVIQRLLPELQTSSGLAYQPAVADVSQDSDPVDRILDKLGAPLVS from the coding sequence ATGTCGCCAGAGCAGCGCGGCCGTGTCCTGGTGGTGGGGGCCCGTACGGCCCGTGAGGCCTTGTTGGCGCGATTGTCCGAGAGTGGCTTCACGTGTGCCTCGGCCGAGGACATGGCGGGGGTGCCCCAGGCCGCCACCAGCCTCCAGCCCGAGGTCATCCTCTTGGCCACGGCGGCCAAGCAGGCGGCCGAGACGCTGGAGGGCCTCCGCAGCATCGAGCAGCTGCGGCATGTGCCCATTCTGGCGGACGTGTCGCGCTCGCGCTCGCCCGACATCCTGAAGAAGCTGGCGGTGGACGGCTTCATCCGGGGCGCCGAGGAGATGGTGCCCCGGGTGGAGGCGGCGGTGCGCGCCGGGCGCCTGCGCGAGAGCGAGGAGCGCACCCGGCTGCGCATGGGCATGCTGCTGGAGATCACCCAGGCGGCCACCAGCTCGCTGGAGATGGAGGAGATCCTCCACATCGCGGTGGACAAGGTGGGCCGCGTCACCGGCTCGGACCGTTGCTCGGTGGTGCTGGTGGAGGGCTCGCACGCCCGCACGGGAACGGTGGTGGCCACGCAGGAGAACCCCTCCCTGGTGCAGTTGGAAATCGAGATCGTCCGCTACCCGGAGCTGCGCCGGGCGCTGGAGACGCGCCAGCCGGTGCTCATCGAGAAGGCGGAGAATGATCCGCTGATGGCCGAGGTGCGCCCCAGCATCCTGCCCCTGGGGGTGAACTCCATCCTGGTCCAGCCGCTCATCTGCCAGGATGACCTGCTGGGGGCGCTGTTTCTGCGCCACTCGCGGCCGGACACCACCTTCGGCCGGGACGAGCAGCAGTTCGCGCAGGCGGTGGCCGGGGTGCTGGCCAACGCGATCCGCAACTCCCGCCTGCACACGGCCGTCAAGCGCAAGCGCGAGGACTTGGAGCTGGCGTACGTGGAGCGCTACCGCGAGTTGACGGACGCCAACCGCCGCCTCAAGGAGCTCAACCGGCTCAAGGACGAGATCATCGCGGTGTGCAGCCACGATCTGCGCGCCCCGCTCCAGGTGTTGCTGGGCCATGGCCGGCTGCTCCTGGAGAGCACCATCACCGCCGAGCAGAAGCAGTCCATCGAGGCCATCATCCGCCAGGGCCGGAAGATCCTTGGCCTGGTCGAGTCGCTGCTGGAGAAGGGCAAGGGCGAGGCGGCGCGGCTGTCCATCGAGCCGCGCCGGCTGGACATGGCGGTGCTCTGCAAGGAGAGCACCCACGAGCTGAACATTTTGGCCGCACAGCGCGGGGTGACGTTGCGCGCCGAGGCGCCCGAGAGCCTGATGCTCATCGGGGACGAGGTGAAGCTGCACGAGGTGCTCCAGAACCTCATCACCAACGCCATCCACCATGCGAAGGACTCGGGGCGGGTGACGGTCCGCGCCCTGCGTCTGACGCGGCCGGACGGGGACGCGGTGAAGATCACCGTGCAGGACGATGGCTCCGGCATTCCCCCGGACGAGCTGCACCTGGTGTTCGACCGGTACCGCCACGGCCCCAAGGGCACGGGGCTGGGGCTGGCCATCTGCAAGGAGTTCGTGGAACTGCACGGCGGGGAGATCTGGGCGGAGAGCCCTCCGGAGGGCGGCTGCATCTTCGTCTTCACGCTGCCCATGGCGCAGGAGGCGCCGCGCAAGCCCCAGACCGTGGTCAAGGAAGAGCCCGTGCAGCCCCGCGTGCTGGTGGTGGAGGACGAGGCGGAGATCGCCGCGGTGCTCGCGGAGGTGCTGCGCTCGCGCTACCGGGTGGAGGTGGCCCGCGACGGCCAGGAGGGGCTGGCCCGGGCCCGGACCATGCGGCCGGAGCTGGTGGTGATGGACGTGTTCCTGCCCAAGCTGGACGGCCTCGAGGCCACGGTGGCGCTCAAGTCCTCCTCGGACACGGCGCACATCCCCGTCATTCTCCTGTCGGCGCACCAGGGTGTGGCCGAGAAGGTCCGCGCCCTCAACCTGGGGGCCGTGGACTACATGAGCAAGCCGTTCAATGCGATGGAGTTGCTCAACCGCACGGAGCGCGCGCTCAAGGCCGCCTCCTCCGAGCGAGAGGTCGAGCGCCCGAGCGCGGTGACCCTCCGGTCGGGCAGCGATCCAGGCACCAATCTGTACGACAAGCGGGGCCTGATGGCGAAGCTGGAGGTGGAGGTGGCCAAGGTCCGGCGCTACCACCGTCCCATGAGCGTGGCCGTGCTGCGGCCGGAGCGTCCCCAGGCGGACGTGCCCCGGGGCGTGGCGGATGTGCTGCGCAAGCGGCTGCGTCCCCAGGACGCCGTGGCCCACATGGGCTCGGGGGTGTTCTGCGTGATGTTGCCCGAGTGTGATGCCGAGTCCGCGCGCAACGTCATCCAGCGGCTGTTGCCCGAGCTGCAGACCTCCTCGGGGCTCGCCTACCAGCCGGCGGTGGCGGATGTCAGTCAGGACAGCGACCCCGTGGACCGAATCCTGGACAAGCTGGGAGCGCCCCTGGTGTCCTGA
- a CDS encoding tetratricopeptide repeat protein, translating to MRPFRLHRAVPLLVLVGLSASAAPARRPAVDREAMREAINARESEERYSSPASYAHFLQSRLMHHTGEHRAAVDELRLALATNEGNPYLLTQLGEEYARLGELAKAERELRRAVERSPQYYPAHVMLGRTLLEGKRYARARLHLRRAMALRPQEPEAYLILAQSYLETRDPDEAVKVVEALAAALPGESSGYRRLGLALAERGDRSRAERLLARATERDPGDVEAWVTLARLYEAGGRLSHAEEALSRSLERDADNRDVLLSAGRLALKLGSATRARAYFDRLLSLSNDPELTVKVAFAFLASRETAAAAEVLDMARRSSSLEPRISYYAGLVHERRRHYAEAAAAYGEVPESSELFEEVRVRRAGCLSRVGQHGPALELYQEALKESPEDVSLWMQYARALERGGLAGQAEDLLKEALARAPTSELYEALATTRQRQGRPAEGVEVLREALAQHPRDEALLYALGVAYEQQGQVDQALAQMRAVLLVNPSNAPALNFLGYMLVLHGRDIAEAERLVLRALALRPETGAFLDSLGWIYFRRKEYQRAVETLERASQLEPDEPVILEHLGDAYREASRPGEAATAWRRALEVLTLDPEAAELPHQKEGLERKLKMLSTKPPGR from the coding sequence GTGCGCCCCTTTCGCCTCCACCGAGCCGTGCCGCTGCTGGTCCTGGTGGGCCTGTCCGCGTCCGCGGCGCCTGCCCGGCGCCCGGCCGTGGACCGCGAGGCGATGCGCGAGGCCATCAACGCCCGGGAAAGTGAAGAGCGCTACTCCTCCCCGGCCAGCTACGCGCACTTCCTCCAGTCCCGGTTGATGCACCACACAGGAGAGCACCGGGCCGCGGTGGACGAACTGCGGCTGGCGCTGGCCACGAACGAGGGCAACCCGTATCTCCTCACCCAGCTCGGCGAGGAGTACGCCCGGCTGGGCGAGCTGGCCAAGGCCGAGCGCGAGCTGCGCCGCGCGGTGGAGCGCTCTCCCCAGTACTACCCGGCCCACGTGATGCTCGGGCGCACCCTGCTGGAGGGCAAGCGCTACGCGCGGGCGCGGTTGCACCTGCGCCGCGCGATGGCGCTGCGCCCCCAGGAGCCCGAGGCTTACCTGATTCTGGCCCAGTCCTACCTGGAGACCCGCGACCCGGATGAGGCCGTGAAGGTGGTGGAAGCGCTGGCGGCGGCGCTCCCCGGGGAGTCCTCGGGCTACCGCCGCCTGGGGCTGGCGCTGGCCGAGCGGGGAGATCGCTCCCGGGCGGAGCGCCTGTTGGCGCGCGCCACCGAGCGAGACCCGGGGGACGTGGAGGCCTGGGTGACGCTGGCCCGGCTGTACGAGGCGGGCGGCCGGTTGTCTCATGCCGAGGAGGCCCTCTCCCGGTCCCTCGAGCGGGATGCCGACAACCGCGACGTGCTGCTGTCGGCTGGCCGGCTGGCCCTCAAGCTGGGCTCGGCCACGCGGGCGCGCGCGTACTTCGACCGGCTGCTGTCGCTGTCGAACGACCCGGAGCTGACGGTGAAGGTGGCGTTCGCCTTCCTCGCCTCGCGCGAGACGGCCGCCGCGGCGGAGGTGCTGGACATGGCGCGCCGGAGCTCCTCCCTCGAGCCGCGCATCTCCTATTACGCGGGCCTCGTTCACGAGCGGAGGCGGCACTATGCCGAGGCCGCCGCGGCTTATGGCGAGGTGCCCGAGTCCTCGGAGCTGTTCGAGGAGGTGCGAGTCCGTCGCGCGGGGTGCCTCTCCCGGGTGGGTCAACATGGCCCGGCGCTGGAACTCTATCAGGAAGCCCTGAAGGAGAGCCCGGAGGATGTAAGCCTGTGGATGCAGTACGCCCGGGCGCTGGAGCGGGGTGGGTTGGCAGGACAGGCCGAGGACCTGCTGAAGGAGGCCCTGGCGCGGGCCCCTACCTCCGAGCTGTACGAGGCCCTCGCCACCACCCGGCAGCGCCAGGGCCGCCCCGCCGAAGGGGTGGAGGTGCTGCGCGAGGCGCTCGCCCAGCACCCCCGGGATGAGGCGCTTCTGTACGCGCTGGGGGTGGCCTACGAGCAGCAGGGACAGGTGGACCAGGCCCTCGCGCAGATGCGGGCCGTGTTGCTGGTCAATCCCAGCAACGCGCCGGCATTGAACTTCCTGGGTTACATGCTGGTGCTGCATGGCCGGGACATCGCGGAGGCGGAGCGGCTGGTGCTGCGGGCGTTGGCCTTGCGCCCGGAGACAGGGGCCTTCCTCGACTCACTGGGGTGGATCTACTTCCGGCGCAAGGAGTACCAACGCGCGGTGGAGACCCTGGAGCGTGCCTCCCAGCTGGAGCCCGATGAGCCCGTCATCCTCGAGCACCTGGGGGATGCCTACCGGGAGGCCTCCCGGCCCGGGGAGGCGGCCACGGCCTGGCGCCGCGCCCTCGAGGTGCTGACGCTGGACCCGGAGGCCGCCGAACTGCCCCATCAGAAGGAGGGGCTGGAACGGAAGCTGAAGATGCTGTCCACGAAGCCTCCGGGCCGCTAA
- a CDS encoding alpha/beta hydrolase — protein MARHDEGFFTAKDQLRLFWTMDVPEEAPRAHVLLVHGYGDHIRRYRFVTEALVADGFAVHGFDYRGHGSADGPRGFCTRWPEYLDDLTLAWERMRKAAGGQKLFLLGHSHGGLMVAHFLERGAEGVAGAVLSAPYFKLALAAPVAKRAAARMGSRVFPSLRIKSGLKPEDLSHDPEVIRMTREDPLYLDIVTPRWFVESGKAQDEALSQARRVTAPIFIFCGSNDGVAAPAAARTFFEAVGSPDKKFKEYPGMLHEPLNEVGREDVFRDISGWISAHL, from the coding sequence ATGGCACGCCACGACGAGGGTTTCTTCACCGCGAAGGACCAGCTCCGGTTGTTCTGGACGATGGATGTGCCGGAGGAGGCCCCGCGCGCGCACGTGTTGCTGGTGCATGGCTACGGCGATCACATCCGGCGCTATCGCTTCGTCACCGAGGCCCTGGTGGCCGATGGCTTCGCCGTGCACGGCTTCGATTACCGCGGCCATGGCAGCGCGGATGGTCCGCGGGGCTTCTGCACCCGGTGGCCAGAGTATCTGGACGATCTGACCCTCGCCTGGGAGCGGATGCGCAAGGCGGCCGGGGGGCAGAAGCTCTTCCTGCTCGGCCACAGCCACGGGGGGCTGATGGTGGCCCACTTCCTGGAGCGCGGGGCCGAGGGCGTGGCGGGCGCGGTGCTGTCCGCGCCCTACTTCAAGCTGGCCCTGGCGGCCCCGGTGGCCAAGCGCGCGGCCGCGCGGATGGGAAGCCGGGTGTTTCCCTCGCTGCGCATCAAGAGCGGGCTCAAGCCGGAGGATCTCAGCCACGACCCGGAGGTCATCCGCATGACGCGCGAGGACCCCCTCTACCTCGACATCGTCACCCCGCGCTGGTTCGTCGAGTCCGGCAAGGCCCAGGACGAGGCCCTGTCCCAGGCCCGTCGCGTGACAGCACCCATTTTCATCTTCTGCGGATCCAATGACGGCGTGGCCGCTCCGGCGGCGGCCCGGACGTTCTTCGAGGCGGTGGGCTCCCCGGACAAGAAGTTCAAGGAGTATCCCGGGATGCTCCACGAGCCGCTCAACGAGGTGGGTCGCGAAGACGTGTTCCGGGATATCTCCGGCTGGATCTCCGCCCATCTCTGA
- the bacN gene encoding bactofilin BacN: MAQGETGIIGKGIVIKGSLTGGGDLVIEGRVEGQIALKNHLTIEGTGKVQADIRAEELTINGEASGNIDASTRVSINASAKVAGDIKAPRIVIEDGAVFNGSIEMEVKLPDDI, encoded by the coding sequence ATGGCACAGGGCGAAACGGGCATCATCGGCAAGGGCATCGTCATCAAGGGCAGCCTCACGGGCGGCGGCGATCTCGTCATCGAAGGGCGGGTGGAGGGGCAGATTGCCCTGAAGAACCACCTCACCATCGAGGGGACCGGCAAGGTCCAGGCGGACATCCGCGCCGAGGAACTCACCATCAACGGCGAGGCGAGCGGTAACATCGACGCCTCGACGCGGGTGTCCATCAACGCTTCGGCGAAGGTGGCCGGGGACATCAAGGCGCCTCGCATCGTCATCGAGGATGGGGCCGTCTTCAATGGCTCCATCGAGATGGAAGTGAAGCTGCCGGACGACATCTAG